Proteins from a single region of Ensifer adhaerens:
- a CDS encoding alpha/beta hydrolase, which produces MQDTPAETEISFIDVGAPAAERRIAMRVRHPEKPSGQPTLVWLGGYRSDMTGTKAVEVERYAMERGTACVRFDYSGHGASGGAFTDGTISRWLEESLAVIDRAAPGRVVLIGSSMGCWIALRVIQELQRRGDGSRVAGVVLIAPAPDFTAELIEPNLTEAERASLAERGYFEEPSEYSPEPNIFTRALIEDGRANRVLEGTITTGCPVHILQGMCDPDVPYTHALRLMEHLPCDDVVMTLIRDGDHRLSREEDIAKMKQAIGTMLA; this is translated from the coding sequence ATGCAGGATACGCCAGCCGAGACGGAAATCAGCTTCATCGACGTCGGCGCGCCTGCGGCTGAGCGCAGGATCGCAATGCGCGTGCGCCACCCGGAAAAGCCCTCAGGGCAGCCGACGCTCGTCTGGCTCGGCGGCTACCGCTCGGACATGACCGGCACCAAGGCGGTGGAGGTTGAGCGCTATGCCATGGAACGGGGGACCGCCTGTGTGCGCTTCGACTATTCCGGCCACGGCGCCTCCGGCGGCGCCTTCACCGATGGCACGATCTCGCGCTGGCTCGAGGAAAGCCTTGCGGTCATTGATCGGGCGGCGCCAGGCCGCGTCGTGCTGATCGGCTCTTCGATGGGCTGCTGGATTGCGTTGCGGGTTATCCAGGAACTCCAGCGGCGTGGCGACGGATCACGCGTTGCCGGCGTGGTGCTGATTGCGCCGGCGCCGGACTTCACCGCCGAACTGATCGAACCCAACCTGACGGAAGCGGAGAGAGCCTCGCTTGCCGAACGCGGCTATTTCGAGGAGCCTTCCGAATACAGCCCGGAGCCGAACATCTTCACCCGCGCCCTCATCGAAGACGGGCGCGCGAACCGGGTGCTCGAGGGCACGATCACGACCGGCTGCCCGGTGCACATTCTGCAAGGCATGTGCGACCCCGATGTGCCCTATACCCATGCGCTGCGGCTGATGGAGCATCTGCCCTGCGACGATGTCGTCATGACACTCATCCGCGATGGCGACCATCGCCTTTCGCGTGAAGAAGACATCGCTAAAATGAAGCAGGCCATCGGCACGATGCTCGCCTGA
- the infC gene encoding translation initiation factor IF-3, protein MRRPFKADAPVKEGPRSNKEIRVPRVQLIDAEGQNIGVVPIDQALRMAEEAGLDLVEIAPNSEPPVCKILDLGKLKYANQKKAAEARKKQKIVEIKEIKMRPNIDTHDYDVKMKAMNRFFEDGDKVKVTLKFRGREMAHQELGMKLLLQVKDDTQAIAKVEAEPKLEGRQMMMVLAPR, encoded by the coding sequence ATTCGCAGACCGTTCAAAGCGGACGCCCCAGTCAAGGAGGGGCCGCGCTCAAACAAGGAAATCCGGGTTCCCCGGGTTCAGCTTATCGATGCCGAAGGCCAGAATATCGGTGTCGTACCGATCGACCAGGCGCTCCGCATGGCGGAAGAGGCCGGTCTCGATCTGGTAGAAATCGCACCGAACTCTGAACCGCCGGTGTGCAAGATTCTGGATCTTGGCAAGCTGAAATACGCCAACCAGAAGAAGGCGGCCGAAGCGCGCAAGAAGCAGAAGATCGTCGAAATCAAAGAAATCAAGATGCGCCCGAACATCGACACGCATGACTATGACGTGAAGATGAAGGCGATGAACCGGTTCTTCGAGGACGGCGACAAGGTCAAGGTCACGCTGAAGTTCCGCGGCCGCGAAATGGCCCACCAGGAACTGGGCATGAAGCTTCTGCTTCAGGTCAAGGATGATACCCAGGCGATCGCCAAGGTGGAGGCCGAGCCGAAGCTCGAAGGCCGCCAGATGATGATGGTTCTGGCGCCGCGCTAA
- a CDS encoding lipo-like protein: MRTIYPLSERKDTFLDRLGARLAARLQAQTSGYEPYTPSDQETLARTLRPGDVLLIEGNQKVSAAIKYLTQSTWSHAAFFAGDQMPLTLDQATLPVIERPQLIEVNIGEGCIAVPLKKYASFNTRICRPIALTPDDRTALVGFMISRLGMKYDLKNILDMLRYFMPTPPVPVRWRRRLLAFGSGDPTRAICSTLIAAAFEQIRYPILPEVTRAPGRAAATSTYSREEILHIRHHSLYTPRDFDLSPFFAIVKPTLEFGFDYKRLRWDSDGDHPFKG; encoded by the coding sequence ATGAGGACCATCTATCCGCTTTCCGAAAGAAAGGACACGTTTTTGGATCGGCTCGGCGCCAGGCTCGCCGCGCGCCTGCAAGCACAGACGTCCGGCTACGAGCCCTATACCCCTTCCGATCAGGAAACCCTGGCGCGCACGCTGCGTCCGGGCGACGTTCTCCTGATCGAGGGCAACCAGAAGGTATCGGCCGCGATCAAGTATCTGACGCAATCGACCTGGTCACACGCCGCCTTCTTTGCCGGCGACCAGATGCCGTTGACGCTCGATCAGGCAACGCTGCCGGTCATCGAGCGTCCGCAGCTCATCGAGGTCAACATCGGCGAAGGATGCATCGCGGTGCCGCTGAAGAAATACGCGTCGTTCAACACCCGCATCTGCCGGCCGATCGCGCTGACGCCGGATGACCGCACGGCGCTCGTCGGCTTCATGATCTCGCGGCTCGGAATGAAGTACGACCTGAAGAACATCCTCGACATGTTGCGCTACTTCATGCCGACCCCGCCGGTGCCGGTGCGCTGGCGGCGGCGCCTGCTTGCCTTCGGCTCCGGCGACCCGACGCGAGCGATCTGCTCGACCCTGATCGCGGCCGCCTTCGAGCAGATCCGCTACCCGATCCTGCCGGAAGTCACACGTGCCCCCGGCCGCGCCGCTGCGACCTCGACCTATTCGCGCGAGGAGATTTTGCACATCCGGCACCACTCGCTCTATACGCCTCGGGATTTCGACCTTTCGCCCTTCTTCGCGATCGTGAAGCCGACGCTCGAGTTCGGCTTCGACTACAAGCGTCTGCGCTGGGACAGCGACGGCGATCACCCTTTCAAAGGTTGA
- a CDS encoding transglutaminase-like cysteine peptidase → MASWTGVKGSIAAVCALFISANTAIPAQAGSSPYMQTGAATSQPIGHYEFCQKYKSECNVRSKGTVAPRVTERGWAAIRQVNAAVNREIMPVTDLELHGRDEVWSYPDNAGDCEDFVLEKRKRLMNKGFSASDLLITVVRKPDGEGHAVLTVRTSQGDFILDNLENGVKLWTNTPYRYLKRQATNHSGRWVTIQNGAEVVVGSVGN, encoded by the coding sequence ATGGCGTCTTGGACTGGGGTTAAGGGAAGCATCGCGGCAGTCTGCGCGCTTTTCATTTCAGCAAACACGGCAATTCCTGCACAGGCAGGTTCTTCTCCATACATGCAGACTGGCGCCGCGACATCGCAGCCGATCGGCCACTATGAATTTTGCCAGAAGTACAAGAGCGAATGCAATGTGCGCTCCAAGGGAACGGTTGCGCCGCGCGTGACCGAACGCGGCTGGGCCGCCATCCGGCAGGTCAATGCTGCGGTCAATCGCGAGATCATGCCGGTCACCGACCTGGAACTGCACGGCAGGGACGAAGTCTGGTCCTATCCGGACAACGCCGGCGACTGCGAGGACTTCGTGCTTGAAAAGCGCAAGCGCCTGATGAACAAAGGCTTCTCGGCGAGCGATCTGCTGATCACCGTCGTTCGCAAGCCCGATGGCGAAGGCCATGCGGTGCTGACCGTCCGCACCTCGCAGGGCGACTTCATTCTCGACAATCTCGAAAACGGCGTAAAGCTCTGGACCAACACGCCCTACCGCTACCTGAAGCGCCAGGCAACGAACCACAGCGGCCGTTGGGTCACCATCCAGAACGGCGCCGAAGTCGTCGTCGGCTCGGTCGGCAACTGA
- a CDS encoding PepSY domain-containing protein, whose protein sequence is MAMTRRDLIALFCCSFLLSLAPQPGRLAALAKDGESGSDGGSHGGDSGSSGHGGGDDDHDDDRGNKGDGNDGDDDDDDEDDDGDGGTGGGGRRSDQERARDAVEKGDILPLKDVLRLVDEDRYGRVIGVDLRRSGSSEVYRLRTRDRQGTIRNLRINARTGKFMNIFGF, encoded by the coding sequence ATGGCGATGACACGACGAGACCTGATTGCGCTCTTCTGCTGTTCGTTCCTGCTTTCGCTTGCGCCGCAACCCGGTCGCTTGGCAGCCCTTGCCAAGGACGGCGAGTCCGGCAGCGATGGTGGTTCGCATGGAGGCGATAGCGGTAGCAGTGGCCACGGTGGCGGAGACGATGACCACGATGACGATCGCGGAAACAAGGGCGACGGCAACGACGGCGATGATGACGATGACGATGAAGACGACGACGGTGATGGTGGCACTGGCGGCGGCGGTCGCCGCAGCGACCAGGAGCGCGCGCGCGATGCCGTGGAGAAAGGCGATATCCTGCCGTTGAAGGACGTTCTCCGACTGGTCGACGAGGACAGATACGGCAGGGTCATCGGCGTTGATCTCAGGCGCTCCGGCAGCAGCGAGGTTTACCGTCTGCGCACGCGCGACCGGCAGGGGACGATCCGCAACCTGCGCATCAATGCGCGCACTGGAAAGTTCATGAACATCTTTGGTTTCTGA
- a CDS encoding sensor histidine kinase, which yields MIRSLRLRLAIGASIAIGLVLLVVWLSLSRLFTDYVVDRYRAEMATLVDTIAAQVAVRNGELVLPREPADPRLSLPAGGRYWQITSDGRAPIRSRSLWDTVIDGDRPSAARHLGFLEMEGPDGAPVLVYQQALTLGEGPEAQRFSVAAGFARSELDDALAAFHSQIRLMLVATALVLAGAAFLQGALGLLPLVRLRERAARVRSGEEKDFGSAGPSEVRPLVAEINLLLSEREAALTQARARASDLAHGLKTPLTVLAQLVESLPQDQRRIALEQVDLVRQRADRQLQAARMGVERMATTSIASLGGKLVNVLRPITGERDVVWEVDIDPSISLDVDPADLAECLGNLLDNAAKWARTRIRLSAEAAGGRVRIVVGDDGPGVAEGDREQALRRGTHGENAAGNHAANTGLGLAISADIADAYGAVLSLGQSPLGGLETALTFEASGGRLKPRDPA from the coding sequence ATGATCCGGTCACTGCGGCTGAGGCTCGCCATCGGCGCCTCGATCGCCATAGGCCTGGTGCTGCTGGTGGTCTGGCTCTCCTTGAGCAGGCTATTTACCGATTACGTCGTCGATCGCTATCGCGCGGAGATGGCGACGCTGGTCGATACGATTGCCGCCCAGGTAGCGGTGCGCAACGGCGAACTCGTCCTGCCACGAGAGCCGGCTGATCCGCGGCTGAGCCTGCCGGCCGGCGGACGCTACTGGCAGATCACCAGCGACGGCCGTGCGCCCATCCGTTCGCGCTCTTTGTGGGATACGGTCATCGACGGCGATCGCCCATCGGCGGCGCGCCATCTGGGGTTCCTGGAGATGGAAGGTCCGGACGGAGCGCCCGTGCTGGTCTACCAGCAGGCGCTGACCCTCGGTGAGGGGCCGGAGGCACAACGGTTTTCTGTTGCTGCCGGCTTTGCGCGCAGCGAGCTTGACGATGCGCTGGCCGCCTTTCACAGCCAGATCCGGCTTATGCTCGTTGCAACCGCCCTCGTGCTCGCCGGCGCTGCGTTCCTGCAAGGTGCCCTCGGACTTTTGCCGCTGGTGCGCTTGCGCGAGAGGGCAGCCCGTGTTCGCTCCGGCGAAGAGAAGGACTTCGGCTCGGCCGGTCCAAGCGAAGTGCGGCCGCTGGTCGCCGAGATAAATCTACTGCTTTCCGAGCGCGAGGCAGCCTTGACGCAAGCGCGCGCCCGTGCCAGCGACCTTGCCCACGGCCTGAAGACGCCGTTGACCGTGCTCGCACAACTGGTCGAAAGCCTGCCGCAGGACCAGCGTCGGATCGCGCTCGAGCAGGTCGATCTCGTGCGCCAGCGCGCCGATCGCCAGCTTCAGGCAGCTCGTATGGGCGTGGAGCGCATGGCGACCACGTCGATTGCCAGCCTTGGTGGCAAGCTGGTCAACGTGCTGCGCCCGATCACGGGCGAGCGCGACGTCGTCTGGGAGGTGGATATCGACCCGTCAATCTCGCTCGACGTCGATCCGGCCGACCTCGCCGAATGCCTCGGCAACTTGCTCGACAACGCCGCCAAATGGGCGCGGACCCGCATCCGCCTTTCGGCCGAGGCGGCCGGCGGGCGCGTGCGCATTGTCGTTGGCGATGATGGTCCGGGCGTCGCCGAGGGCGACCGGGAACAGGCGTTGCGCCGCGGGACGCATGGCGAGAACGCGGCGGGCAATCACGCCGCAAACACCGGTCTCGGACTTGCGATCAGCGCCGATATCGCGGATGCCTATGGTGCGGTGCTGTCGCTCGGGCAGTCGCCGTTGGGCGGCCTCGAGACCGCGTTGACTTTCGAGGCGAGTGGCGGCCGTCTCAAACCGCGCGATCCCGCCTAG
- the rpmI gene encoding 50S ribosomal protein L35, whose product MPKMKTKSSAKKRFKITATGKVRAAAAGKRHGMIKRTNKFIRDARGTMVLAEPDGKKVIKNYLPNGL is encoded by the coding sequence ATGCCCAAGATGAAGACGAAATCGTCTGCCAAGAAGCGGTTCAAGATCACCGCGACCGGCAAGGTTCGTGCAGCGGCTGCTGGTAAGCGCCACGGCATGATCAAGCGTACCAATAAGTTCATCCGCGACGCGCGTGGAACCATGGTTCTCGCCGAGCCCGATGGCAAGAAGGTCATCAAGAACTACCTGCCGAACGGTCTCTAA
- the mbfA gene encoding iron exporter MbfA: MLSRLFSRSKRPFLSLSEQEILALAISSEEDDGRIYLAYADALRQQYPHSAKVFEEMAEEESHHRQWLIDLHVQRFGSRIPLIRREHVRDFPERKPDWLIAEMPIEKAREEAEAMEEAAHRFYVEAAARTQDAATRKLLGDLAIAEKSHESLARRLGEEHTPADVRAEEDQTSRRQFILTYVQPGLAGLMDGSVSTLAPIFAAAFATQDTWQTFLVGLSASVGAGISMGFTEAAHDDGKLSGRGSPIKRGLASGIMTALGGLGHALPYLIPHFWTATATAAVIVFFELWAIAFIQNRYMETPFLRAAFQVVLGGGLVLAAGILIGNA; the protein is encoded by the coding sequence ATGCTTTCACGCCTCTTCTCCCGTTCCAAACGTCCCTTTCTTTCCCTAAGCGAGCAGGAAATCCTGGCTCTCGCGATCTCGTCCGAGGAGGACGACGGGCGCATCTATCTCGCCTATGCCGACGCGCTCCGGCAGCAATATCCCCACTCGGCAAAAGTGTTCGAGGAAATGGCGGAGGAGGAAAGCCACCACAGGCAGTGGTTGATCGACCTGCACGTCCAGCGCTTCGGCAGCCGCATTCCGCTCATCCGGCGCGAACACGTGCGTGACTTCCCCGAGCGCAAACCCGACTGGCTGATTGCCGAAATGCCGATCGAGAAGGCGCGCGAGGAGGCAGAAGCGATGGAGGAAGCGGCGCACCGCTTCTATGTCGAGGCCGCGGCAAGAACCCAGGATGCCGCTACCCGCAAGCTGCTCGGCGATCTCGCGATCGCGGAAAAATCGCATGAATCGCTCGCCCGGCGGCTTGGCGAAGAGCACACGCCCGCGGACGTGCGTGCTGAAGAAGACCAGACGTCGCGCCGCCAGTTCATCCTCACTTACGTGCAGCCGGGCCTTGCCGGCCTGATGGATGGCTCGGTTTCGACGCTGGCGCCGATCTTTGCCGCCGCGTTTGCGACCCAGGATACCTGGCAGACCTTCCTGGTCGGCCTCTCGGCCTCGGTCGGTGCCGGCATCTCCATGGGCTTCACCGAGGCGGCCCACGATGACGGCAAGCTTTCGGGGCGAGGGTCACCGATCAAGCGTGGTCTTGCCTCCGGCATCATGACGGCGCTCGGCGGCCTCGGCCACGCACTGCCCTACCTGATCCCGCATTTCTGGACGGCGACCGCCACGGCGGCTGTGATCGTCTTCTTCGAGCTCTGGGCGATCGCCTTCATCCAGAACCGCTACATGGAGACGCCGTTCCTGCGGGCAGCATTCCAGGTGGTGCTTGGCGGCGGCCTGGTGCTCGCTGCCGGCATCCTGATCGGTAACGCGTGA
- a CDS encoding response regulator transcription factor, with protein MRILLAEDDPNIAAHVTSRLEAAGYGVDRLALSPDIWERGESGNYTAIILDLGLPGMDGLSILKRWRQAGLETPVLVLTARGSWMERVDGFDAGADDYLPKPFRAEELLARLRALLRRAGPRITSVRAAGRFILDEATRRVTFDGEPLELSPLEYRMIALFVDRKGQVITPLELASHVQGRDDDAAKNAVEAMIGRLRKKTGSGAIETRRGFGYVLPDGPA; from the coding sequence ATGCGCATTCTTCTGGCGGAGGACGATCCCAACATAGCAGCCCACGTGACAAGCAGGCTCGAGGCGGCGGGCTACGGCGTTGATCGGCTCGCCTTGAGTCCAGACATCTGGGAGCGCGGCGAAAGCGGCAACTATACCGCGATCATTCTCGACCTTGGCCTGCCGGGCATGGACGGGCTGTCGATCCTCAAGCGCTGGCGGCAGGCCGGGCTGGAGACGCCGGTGCTGGTGCTGACGGCGCGAGGCTCCTGGATGGAGCGCGTCGACGGGTTCGACGCCGGTGCGGACGACTATCTGCCGAAACCCTTTCGCGCGGAGGAACTGCTGGCGCGGCTGCGGGCCCTGCTGCGGCGCGCCGGTCCGCGCATCACGTCTGTCCGCGCCGCCGGGCGTTTCATCCTCGACGAGGCGACGCGACGTGTGACCTTCGACGGAGAGCCGCTTGAACTCAGCCCGCTCGAGTATCGGATGATCGCGCTCTTCGTGGATCGCAAGGGCCAGGTCATCACGCCGCTGGAACTGGCAAGCCATGTTCAGGGGCGCGATGACGATGCGGCCAAGAATGCCGTCGAAGCGATGATCGGCCGTCTGCGCAAGAAGACAGGAAGCGGTGCGATCGAGACCCGTCGCGGCTTCGGCTACGTTCTACCGGACGGCCCGGCATGA
- the rplT gene encoding 50S ribosomal protein L20 — MARVKRGVTAHAKHKKTLKAAKGFYGRRKNTIRAAKAAVDRSKQYAYRDRKVNKRNFRALWIQRINAAVREFGLTYGRFIDGLNKAGIEVDRKVLSDMAIHEPAAFGALVEASKKALAYLKEAGTTNEFESAVR; from the coding sequence ATGGCACGTGTAAAACGCGGCGTTACCGCCCACGCCAAGCACAAGAAGACGCTCAAGGCAGCCAAGGGCTTCTACGGCCGTCGCAAGAACACCATCCGCGCCGCCAAGGCAGCGGTTGACCGTTCGAAGCAGTACGCTTACCGCGACCGCAAGGTCAACAAGCGCAACTTCCGCGCTCTCTGGATCCAGCGCATCAACGCTGCCGTCCGCGAATTCGGCCTGACCTACGGCCGCTTCATCGACGGCCTGAACAAGGCTGGCATCGAAGTCGACCGCAAGGTTCTGTCCGACATGGCGATCCATGAGCCGGCAGCATTCGGCGCCCTCGTCGAAGCTTCCAAGAAGGCGCTTGCCTACCTCAAGGAAGCCGGCACGACGAACGAGTTTGAAAGCGCTGTCCGTTAA